One Pristiophorus japonicus isolate sPriJap1 chromosome 19, sPriJap1.hap1, whole genome shotgun sequence genomic window carries:
- the rpl3 gene encoding large ribosomal subunit protein uL3 has product MSHRKFSAPRHGSLGFLPRKRSCRHRGKVKSFPKDDPRKPIHLTAFLGYKAGMTHIVREVDRPGSKVNKKEVVEAVTVIETPPMVIVGLVGYVETPRGLRTFKTIFAEHISDECKRRFYKNWYKSKKKAFTKYCKKWQDDDGKKQLEKDLGSMKKYCQVIRIIAHTQMRLLPLRQKKSHIMEIQLNGGTIAEKVDWAREKLEQQVAINLVFGQDEMIDVIGVTKGHGFKGVTSRWHTKKLPRKTHKGLRKVACIGAWHPARVAFSVARAGQKGYHHRTEINKKIYRMGAGYQTKDGKLVKNNAATEYDLTDKSINPLGGFPHYGQVTNDFLMVKGCVIGTKKRVLTLRKSLLVQTSRRALEKIDLKFIDTSSKFGHGRFQTIEEKKAFMGPLKKDRIAKEETA; this is encoded by the exons ATG TCCCACCGCAAGTTCTCTGCCCCCAGGCACGGTTCCCTGGGCTTCCTGCCCCGCAAGAGGAGCTGCAGACACAGGGGCAAGGTGAAGAGTTTCCCCAAGGACGATCCACGCAAACCCATCCATCTGACTGCCTTCCTGGGATACAAGGCTGGCATGACCCACATTGTCCGTGAGGTGGACAGACCTGGTTCAA AGGTGAACAAGAAGGAGGTGGTCGAGGCGGTGACTGTGATTGAAACGCCGCCAATGGTCATCGTTGGGCTGGTCGGCTATGTTGAGACTCCCCGTGGCCTTCGCACTTTCAAGACCATCTTTGCCGAGCACATCAGCGACGAGTGCAAGCGACGCTTCTACAAGAACTG GTATAAGTCCAAGAAGAAGGCTTTCACCAAGTACTGCAAGAAATGGCAGGACGATGATGGCAAGAAGCAGCTGGAGAAGGACCTGGGCAGCATGAAGAAGTACTGCCAGGTTATCCGCATCATTGCCCACACGCAG ATGCGTCTGCTCCCCTTGCGACAGAAGAAATCCCACATCATGGAGATCCAGTTGAACGGTGGGACCATCGCGGAGAAAGTTGACTGGGCGCGCGAGAAGCTGGAGCAGCAGGTTGCTATCAACTTGGTGTTCGGGCAGGATGAGATGATTGACGTCATCGGTGTAACTAAGGGCCACGGCTTCAAGG GGGTCACCAGCCGTTGGCACACCAAGAAGCTACCCAGGAAGACACACAAGGGTCTGCGCAAGGTTGCCTGTATCGGAGCTTGGCATCCTGCTCGTGTGGCTTTCTCTGTTGCCCGTGCCGGTCAGAAGGGTTACCACCACCGCACTGAGATCAACAAGAAG ATCTACAGAATGGGTGCCGGTTACCAGACCAAGGATGGCAAGTTAGTGAAGAACAATGCCGCTACGGAGTATGACCTGACTGACAAGAGCATCAACCCCCTG GGAGGATTTCCTCACTACGGCCAAGTGACCAACGACTTCCTGATGGTGAAGGGCTGCGTTATTGGTACCAAGAAGCGCGTACTCACTCTGCGCAAG TCCTTGTTGGTGCAGACCAGCCGTCGGGCCCTGGAAAAGATCGACCTGAAATTCATCGACACATCTTCCAAGTTTGGTCACGGCCGCTTCCAGACCATCGAGGAGAAGAAGGCGTTCATG GGCCCACTGAAGAAGGATCGAATTGCCAAGGAAGAGACTGCATAA